A genomic segment from Gammaproteobacteria bacterium encodes:
- a CDS encoding glutathione S-transferase N-terminal domain-containing protein has product MVSYSGFGVVAKAGRFFYFESSVAAKRVQLALAFKRANVEVHALDYFDDQTFFDLGVQRKVPLLQLADGRLLQDSEQILWQIDELFPQSPALVNDCIDADAWQALLNWRSQADRYFQRLYAPLMLAYVDVGGNERSARDYTQRVQRQLGVSVEALASDRYALYAQLEALSSLKALARLLGQQKYYMPSLSIADCLLAADFFPLQLMDGINLPIDLLYYLQRIEQESGVNMQQALLRPL; this is encoded by the coding sequence ATGGTTTCATATTCTGGGTTTGGAGTAGTGGCGAAAGCCGGCAGATTCTTTTATTTTGAATCGTCGGTTGCGGCGAAGCGAGTGCAATTGGCACTGGCCTTTAAACGCGCAAATGTAGAAGTTCATGCGCTGGATTATTTTGACGATCAAACCTTCTTTGATCTTGGTGTGCAACGCAAAGTGCCATTGCTGCAATTGGCCGATGGACGCTTGCTGCAGGACTCAGAACAAATCCTTTGGCAAATCGATGAGTTATTCCCTCAATCTCCCGCGTTGGTGAATGATTGTATTGATGCTGATGCGTGGCAGGCGTTGCTGAACTGGCGCAGTCAGGCTGACCGCTATTTTCAGCGTCTGTACGCGCCATTGATGTTGGCCTATGTTGACGTGGGTGGAAATGAGCGCAGTGCGCGAGATTACACGCAGCGGGTGCAGCGCCAGTTGGGTGTGTCTGTTGAGGCGTTGGCCAGTGATCGTTATGCCCTGTATGCGCAATTGGAAGCCCTATCCAGTCTGAAAGCATTGGCTCGCCTGCTCGGCCAGCAAAAATATTACATGCCGTCGTTGAGTATTGCCGATTGTTTGCTGGCGGCGGATTTTTTTCCGCTGCAACTGATGGATGGCATAAACTTGCCGATAGACCTGCTTTATTATTTGCAGCGTATTGAGCAGGAATCTGGCGTGAATATGCAGCAGGCGTTGCTGCGTCCTTTATGA
- a CDS encoding fructosamine kinase family protein encodes MNWAELVDVIPEVTLEQFDFVAARRVGGGDINDAWVLQGKEQSYFVKLNDAALLDMFEAEFEALKAMLATDTIRVPQVYCTGILDDKAFVLMEYLELSGRGSPQQLGEQLAAMHRVTQSRFGWWRDNTIGATPQKNEENADWIAFYGQQRLAWQLKLLRDNGVSGSLQILGQTLIEKLPLFFTAYQPVPSMLHGDLWGGNYAFDETGTPVLFDPALYFGDREADMAMTELFGGFDSEFYAAYNEAWPLDAGYVTRKTLYNLYHILNHANLFGGGYASQAESMMRKLLAELH; translated from the coding sequence ATGAACTGGGCCGAGCTGGTCGACGTTATTCCCGAAGTGACGCTGGAACAGTTCGACTTTGTAGCTGCCCGACGTGTGGGCGGTGGTGATATCAATGATGCCTGGGTGTTACAGGGCAAGGAGCAAAGTTATTTCGTCAAGCTCAACGATGCCGCCTTGCTGGATATGTTCGAGGCCGAATTTGAAGCGCTCAAAGCGATGTTGGCCACCGATACTATTCGTGTGCCGCAGGTCTATTGCACTGGCATTCTGGATGACAAGGCATTCGTGTTGATGGAGTACCTGGAGTTGTCTGGCCGTGGTTCGCCGCAGCAATTGGGTGAGCAGTTGGCAGCGATGCACCGGGTGACTCAGTCGCGTTTTGGTTGGTGGCGCGACAATACGATAGGTGCGACGCCTCAGAAAAATGAAGAAAACGCCGATTGGATTGCATTTTATGGTCAGCAGCGTTTGGCGTGGCAGCTGAAATTATTGCGTGACAACGGCGTGTCTGGTTCGCTGCAAATCCTGGGGCAGACATTGATTGAAAAATTGCCGCTGTTTTTCACGGCTTACCAGCCAGTACCTTCCATGTTGCACGGTGATTTGTGGGGCGGCAATTACGCCTTTGATGAAACTGGCACGCCGGTGTTGTTTGATCCAGCCTTGTATTTTGGTGATCGTGAAGCAGACATGGCGATGACCGAATTGTTTGGAGGGTTTGATAGCGAATTTTATGCGGCGTATAACGAAGCATGGCCGCTGGATGCGGGGTATGTCACTCGCAAGACGCTCTACAATCTGTACCACATTCTCAATCACGCCAATTTGTTTGGCGGCGGTTATGCATCACAGGCGGAAAGCATGATGCGCAAATTATTGGCAGAATTGCACTGA
- the lysA gene encoding diaminopimelate decarboxylase, whose translation MDFFEYKQGTLHAEQVPVSRIVEQVGSPCYIYSRATLERHWHAFNNSFGNHEHLVCYAVKANSNLGLLNVLARLGSGFDIVSGGELFRVLQAGGDAGKVVFSGVGKTREEMRYALEQGIHCFNVESIPELDRLNEVAAEMRKTAPIALRVNPDVDAGTHPYISTGLKENKFGIDINQAADIYARAAKMQHIRIKGVACHIGSQLTSLSPFLDALDRVLALVDTLEAQGIQLEHLDLGGGLGVTYNAETPPQPAEYTKAVIERLGKRKLPLHIEPGRAIVANAGILVTRVEYIKHTEHKDFAVVDAAMNDLLRPSLYSAWQKIIPVKEHSKTKASHYDIVGPVCETGDFLGKDRELRIEQGDLLAVRSSGAYGFSMSSNYNTRPRVAEVMVDDTVFHVIREREKLDDLIRGEKLLP comes from the coding sequence ATGGATTTTTTTGAATACAAACAAGGCACTTTGCACGCCGAACAGGTTCCCGTCAGTCGCATTGTTGAACAGGTGGGTTCGCCCTGTTACATCTATTCCCGCGCCACCCTGGAACGCCACTGGCACGCCTTCAACAACAGCTTTGGCAACCACGAGCACCTGGTCTGCTACGCAGTCAAGGCCAACTCCAACCTGGGGCTGCTCAACGTTCTGGCTCGCCTGGGATCAGGTTTTGACATTGTTTCCGGCGGCGAACTGTTCCGCGTACTGCAGGCAGGCGGCGACGCCGGCAAGGTGGTTTTCTCCGGCGTGGGCAAAACCCGCGAAGAAATGCGCTACGCACTTGAGCAAGGCATTCACTGCTTCAACGTCGAATCCATTCCTGAACTGGACCGCCTGAACGAAGTCGCCGCCGAGATGCGCAAAACCGCGCCGATCGCCCTGCGCGTCAATCCAGACGTCGACGCTGGCACCCACCCGTACATTTCCACCGGCCTGAAAGAAAACAAATTCGGCATCGACATCAACCAGGCTGCCGACATCTATGCCCGTGCGGCAAAGATGCAGCACATTCGCATCAAGGGCGTCGCCTGCCACATTGGCTCGCAGCTGACCTCATTGTCCCCCTTCCTCGATGCGCTTGATCGCGTACTAGCGCTGGTGGACACGCTCGAAGCTCAAGGCATTCAGTTGGAACATCTGGATTTAGGTGGCGGCCTGGGCGTCACCTACAACGCGGAAACGCCACCACAGCCAGCGGAATACACCAAGGCAGTCATTGAGCGTCTGGGCAAGCGCAAACTGCCACTGCATATCGAGCCTGGTCGCGCCATCGTCGCCAACGCCGGCATACTGGTAACTCGGGTGGAATACATCAAACACACCGAGCACAAGGATTTCGCCGTGGTTGATGCCGCAATGAACGATTTGCTGCGACCATCGCTGTACAGCGCCTGGCAAAAAATCATTCCAGTCAAGGAACACAGTAAAACCAAAGCCAGCCACTACGACATCGTCGGTCCGGTTTGCGAAACAGGTGACTTCCTCGGCAAGGATCGCGAGCTGCGCATCGAGCAAGGCGACTTGCTGGCGGTGCGTTCATCAGGTGCCTACGGATTCAGCATGAGCTCCAACTACAACACCCGCCCGCGCGTGGCCGAAGTCATGGTGGATGACACCGTCTTCCACGTAATTCGCGAACGGGAAAAACTCGACGACCTGATTCGCGGCGAAAAGCTGCTGCCGTAA
- a CDS encoding lipoprotein yields MARATTILLILLLVGCGQKGALYLPDDDTRTQSTSQQTKPKP; encoded by the coding sequence ATGGCCCGCGCAACCACAATACTGCTCATTCTGCTGCTGGTCGGCTGTGGTCAAAAAGGCGCACTCTACCTGCCTGATGACGACACCCGCACCCAATCAACCAGTCAACAGACCAAACCGAAGCCGTAA